TGGAACATCACCTAGAGGCTAGATTATGGAACGATGTCTTTTCCCTGGCTACTTCTCACCTGGGTCTCCAACAGGGCTGTATCAGAGGTACTGTTTTGATTGAGACTTTACCCGCCGCGTTCCAGATGGAAGAGATCCTGTATGAGTTGAAGGAACATAGTTCGGGGTTGAATTGTGGAAGATGGGATTATATCTTCAGTTTGTGAGTGAGCCTCGCCTGAGGCATCTGAAAACCGAACCTCGGCATTTTGTCTCAAGTATCGTTCGAAACGGGATCAGAGCTGATCAAATCACTTTGCATATATCTAGCATCAAGAAACAACGAGCTCACAAAGAATGTGTTTTCCCTGATCGATCGGATGTCACTATGACTGTACCGTTCATGGATGCCTATGTCAGGTTGTTGATCCAAACATGTCACAAGTAAGTATACATTCGTTTCACTACAGTTGAACACATCTTCGGTTGCGGCAATTTGATGCTAATTCTCTCTCACCCATACAGGCGAAAGGTAGCTGCGATGGGAGGaatgtcagctcaaatcCCCATCAAGAACGATGCGGATGCCAACGAAAAAGCAATGGCCAAAGTACGAGCCGACAAATTAAGAGAGGTTACCGCCGGTCATGATGGTACTTGGGTAGCTCACCCAGCTTTGGTCAAAATTGCTATGGACATCTTCAACGAGAATATGAAGGGACCTAACCAAGTGAGTTGTTGTCATTGGATATATGACATGAAATACTGATATGTTTCGATGTTTCTCAGTACCATATCCGACGAGAAGATGTTACCGTCACGGATAAGCAGATTGCGGACCCATCTGTTCCTGGAAAGATCACTGAGAAGGGTGTCAGAGATAACGTTTCTGCGTGAGTGTTGATGTTGCTCGAGTAATCTCCTCGAGATTATGTGCAGGACTGACCATTATTCTTTCAACTCGATGTAGTGCTCTCTCGTACTGTGCTGCATGGATCTCTGGAAATGGTTGTGTACCTATCAACtacttgatggtgagtttatCTCCTGCATTTTCTCAGGGATGCAATGTACAACCCCAGCACATCATAGTCTCTCATTTCGGAAGAGATGCTCATGTACTACTTATTGTTCATAGGAAGACGCAGCCACCGCCGAAATCGCCCGAGTCCAACTCTGGCAATGGGTAAAATATTCTTCCAAGACGGATTCAGGCAAGACCATTACTCCAAGTTACcttcaaaccatcttctcgGAGGAATCATCCAAAGTATCCAAGTTACCTGGAATCGACCCTTCACACGTCAAGATTGCGTCGGAGTACATGAGCTCAcaggtcaaagctgaatggCCTAGTGATTTCCTCACGTCGGATTTATTGGTTCATTTAGAAGGTGTTGGGACCGTTGGAGGAGCTACGAAGAAAAGTAATTTGTAAATAAGCCAAGTAGCAACATAGGCTAGTACTGAGTTGAAAATCGAAAAGGGGTTAGATTGGACTTGATCTGACATATTGATTATTGATCTTGTTATGGGATCGGTCAAAAGGTGTTTAGTATGAGGTATGGTGTATGGAGGGCCGAGTGAAGTATTGTATttaatatcaatatcaatatgacTTTGAATATGAATttatcgtatcatatcatattgaAGCCCAAAGACTAGACGATAATGTCTCGATTGGgaatatccatatctaaAAAAAAACTCCAGGTCAAATCCTATACCAGCAGTCGGATCGATGACATACATACAATAAAACACCAAAAAAAAGTGCGTTTGTTATAGAATCATAGCAATACGGACGATCAGACAGACGATTATACCCCCCTTCCCTGATCAATCAAGCCCAGCGATCGTCCCATTTTTGACTAATGAGATAGACTGatcgtcctcatccttcGATGAACGTTTGGTTCCAACGTGATCCGATAGCCTATCATTCTAGTCATTATACTGGAATACTCCCTACTCCCCATCCAACATTATAGCTAAGAATTCATCCAGGTTGAtctctccatcttgatctaggtcaaattcatcaatcatcgCTTGTCTATGTGGTTGGTGGGGAGGTGAGAGATTCGAAAGTATAAGTGAATGTTGTGCGAATTATAGGTGATATTTGGATtaatgaaagaaagatatcggATAAATTGATCCAGATTCGATGATGACAGACGCAAATTGACAAAGTCAGTCGTCAGTCAAGAGTTCTTTGCCATCTCCATAACACAATATCATAGATCGTATTGGTTCACTTAcaattcctcttcacccaGATTCTCACCCAACTCCCTAGCTACCctcttcaggttcttcaAACTTATCCTACCTGTTCGGTCGTCATCGAATAATTCGAACGCCCTTCGAAGTTCTGTCTCGGGATTACGCGAAAGGATCTTTTCCGTCACtagatggaatggatgaagtCAGCCTTCCTCTGTCTTATACAGAAATCGAACTCGAACTAGATCAAATCAAGTATATTGCACTGTACTACTATCTTAGAGAACTCTCGTGAAATATCCCATGTAAGATTTCAAGGTAAAGCATAATACGATATTGAGATTTTCAAGATACACTACACTCACTTATCCTCTCAAACGCCTGGAAGTCCATCAACCCATCCTCCCCTCCATGATCCTTCAACAACTTCATCACTTCCGATTTCTTCATATCGAACCCTAAAGCTCTCATGGATACTTTCAATTCGTGATAATCTATCGCCCCATCTTTATCTACGTCAAATAACTCAAAGgcctctttgatctctcctctttgatcttccgTCAACGAGGAAGCCAAGCCATTGGCTCGATGCTGGTTATTcgtggaagaggtggtagggTGTATCTGATTGgcggtggaagatgatgggcCGCCTAGGATTGGCGTCCGACGAGGTTTCGGTTTGGTATAGTGGGACATTGATAGATGTATGGCTCTCTAGTGATTGTTGTGTTGTTGGGTGTCTATACGATAGCAGGTATTCCGTGTTGATGTGATGGGTATATGAATACTCGCAATGTTCAcattcatgttcatgttcatgttcatgttgttTCTCTTTCACGCGTAGCTCAAGAGTCTTAGCGCACGGATCATCATCGCGTCGCACACATGCCTCACACATGGTTCAGCCGATTTAAATTTACGTAAGGTCCAACCTCCACATTTACAGATCTTCCGCTTAACGAGTAGGCCCAGATGACCGCGAGTGACTTTGACTTTGCCTTTTTTTCGAAACGAGCGATTAACTTATTCGAGTGACAAGATGTAACGATGACCCTCGGACCTGAACCAGAGATACAAGTCATACAATATAGCAACAACATTCTGCGATATAATATCTGTTTACATTCTCTTTGACTTATATGAAAGATCATCCCACTGCTTGGACTGCTCAGCATGGCCCCTCCTACcgacttcttctcctcgcTTCGACCCAAATCTAGATCCCGGCGTCATGGCAAAGGCTCCGAGACACTCAAGTCTAGTGGGACGACATATACGCTCAACAATTGGGTGGATCTGGACCATAATGGGAGAGCAAatcatatcaatatcaacgatacccaacatcatccatatgATCACGAGACAGAGAGGCACAATGTATCAaggatgaatgagaatgaggaaaaTATCGATCCTAGGTCAGGGAGCAGAAAGTCAAGTGGGAGTAAgttgaagagaaggagtaTGATGTTACTTAGAATGGTCGAGAGGAAGACTTCCTCGAATAGGAATAGAGAGGAAGACAAGGACGAGTTGAAGAGATCTATCAGACATCCTACGATGGATAGCACTTTGTTATATGAAGGTAGTACCGCTGGAccttccaaggtgagtacaatATCGCATCTCTCGTCTCCAATTGAAAATACTCCCATGTCGATGTATGACATGATTTTCCCCCTTCAGATTCATTGAGTAGTACTTCGTTCACTCCCGCATGGCAGAAGACCAAGCTGACTTTCCGATTGCATCATACAGTCCAACCTATCATCCACTCCTCCCCACACACCCCTCACCACCCCCTCTCTCCCTTCCaatccctatcatccctttcatcctcaaacCCATCCCACGCCAAACCAGGCAGAATACCCAGGATGGATTGGCGACTCCGACTCATCAGGTAATCGCACGACTCTAAAACCTCATCGATCGAAAGTCCCTTTCAATACCCCTGAAGATAGTCCGCTGGGTATATTCGACGTGAATAGGAATATTCATTTGAACCATACAAACTCACCTGGCAAGACACATAATGGGcggaaggggaagatgacGTACGAGGAGCTGTTGGATCTGCCATTACCTTTACCAAACGGGCAACCAAGTAGgtatcatcactcaccagcatGGCATCTTCAAGATTACGAAGGATCACAAAATTCGGTATATCACCAACGGAGCAGCTCTTCTAACcatcaagaagaatcagACGGTGGGATTATAAATTTTGACAATTTGGTTTTAcaagatcaggatgatcGACCAATACCCAACCTATTcgaatcttcctctgcacTAGAGGCATTATGGGAATACGgttcatccacttcttcatgCTCTTCACTAGCAATGGCCAAATCAACTAAagacctggacctggaagttgatttggatttaGATATAAATGCCGAGGAATACCCATTACCTCCCGGTATGGGATTATCAAACTTGCCTACCGAAATGTCATTAACGAAGATGGACATACCACCTCAACATCCTAAGACTACAGCCAAATCCATAAAGTCTTCACGAAGATCTaatctcaatatcaacaacgatttatcttcacctttgagTGATACTTTCTCcctcgaagaagaagaggaggaggaggaggaagaagaaccagAGATCAAAGCAGCTATCAAATATAGGATTCCTCTCAAGTAtcagaaagaggaaatacgTTCGAATTTTAGTACCGAAGATGTAATTTAGCTTTGGTCGGTCAGAAAAATCCCAACGATAGATACTATTTTTAGTAATAGGCCTAACTCAACCTAACAATTCCACTCATTTGCGCTCCGTCTCagctttttcctttttcagATACAAGTTATCATGATTTTGGTAACTTTCTTCATGTCATATCGTGTCTGGTTGAATCGAAAGTTCATCCCAAATCAATCATACACACCCACCCACACACAATATGGACTTTGTACTTTGTTCTGCTTCATCCTGTCAATTGTACAGGCCTGACCTTCTTATCATATTGTCATTTTCATCTCCCTCGATCCATCATTCCGCATATACCGTATCCTGTATCATATCAGTACCGCATATCTCAATTCCATCATGCATGTGTCTTATCTTTTTCAAACAGACCAACAGACTTCTGGTCAAATTGACTGCACCTCGCATTTCACACATCAAGCAAGAATGATTCAGTATAACGATACTGTTCTGTAGACTGGCGACACCACATGACATGATACGAGATACATGAACGACATgaactatatatatatatataaccGAGCTCGAATTCGAACTCAAACTCATCGATATTATACTATATTACACTGATCTATACAAAGTACAAAatacctttcttccaattcccgACTTTACCGTTAACTATACTCCTCATCATGTTGATTTGAATGAACATTTTACATTTTGTATCATTCACCCCCCATTTCATAAGCGTAAGAATCATGAGACTAATCGATATTCTCGttattttcttttcatcttcttccatcgtcatcatcttcttggtTTTTTCATTATTCGTGATTTGATGCTTCTACTGTTTTCCGTGTTTGTTTTCAGTTGATACAGTTGAGTTCTGGTGAAACATGTGACATATAATAAAAGGATGCCCTTTTCTCTAATTCAACATTCGCTTGGCTTTTCTCCACCATCTTTTATACCATTTCCGCTTGATTACCAACGGCACTTGGCCAGGTTGAGCAGGTACAGGCGGATAGGCATTTCCAGCTGTGTTTCTATCTCCTCCAGCTCCAACGTGATAACCAGCCGCAGTCTCAGTCGGACCTTGACCTTGGTCGCTTGTGGGTTGTTCGAGATTTGCAGTAGTcccaacatcaacaacacttCCATCCGTGGTTTGCTCTGAAGGAGCTGGTCGTTCAGTGTGGGTTTGAGTAGAAGATGAGGGTTCCTGAGGTTGATGTGTCCCTGCGCTAAGTTGATCGCCCGTCTTCGCACCCTTCGTATCGACCGGAGTATCTTTATCGACCGGAGTAGGTGGTCTCTCTCCGATAGGAGAGGTAGAAGCAGCACTTGCCGTACTTGCCGCAATTCTCTCCCTTTTAATctgtctctctctttccGCTATTATATCTGCAGAAGCATCCAGAGACTGTCCAATCGATTCCATCGGTTCTTCATAAGGACGGGGAATCATCGTGATGGATTCGGATGTAGGCATTGTGCCGTGTGATTCATGGGTAGACATGCCTTCACCAGATCCCTCGGAGATAGTTGAAAGACCACCCATCGACCCATGAGGTGTTTCTGAGTCAAAGGTCGATCGTGGATCTAGAGAGGAACATTGTTCGGGCACATTCGGAGGATGAATGAGCTGTCTGGATGTCGTCAGGGGTCCAGGTGATGTACCTCCGGATGAGAGTGGGGACCCTTTTGGTGAGCTGACATCGCCTTGGGGCGGGGTGATGCTTCGTTCTAAGCGGCGTTTACATCAGCACGATTGCACAACGTCGATCTCGCGA
The nucleotide sequence above comes from Kwoniella europaea PYCC6329 chromosome 1, complete sequence. Encoded proteins:
- a CDS encoding malate synthase A; this translates as MSSTSFPKEIHFTSPIPQEAQHILSKDAVEFLAVLHRTFDKRRLELLENRKKVQAELDQGKPLSFLPETKHIRDSPSWSCAPPAPGLEDRRVEITGPTDRKMVINALNSGSKTFMADFEDSNSPTWSNMVLGQVNLYDAIRRQIDFETGGKQYKLSEKPAVLIVRPRGWHLPEPRLLIDGKPISGSLFDFGLYFFNNAAELLKRGSGPYFYLPKMEHHLEARLWNDVFSLATSHLGLQQGCIRGTVLIETLPAAFQMEEILYELKEHSSGLNCGRWDYIFSFIKKQRAHKECVFPDRSDVTMTVPFMDAYVRLLIQTCHKRKVAAMGGMSAQIPIKNDADANEKAMAKVRADKLREVTAGHDGTWVAHPALVKIAMDIFNENMKGPNQYHIRREDVTVTDKQIADPSVPGKITEKGVRDNVSAALSYCAAWISGNGCVPINYLMEDAATAEIARVQLWQWVKYSSKTDSGKTITPSYLQTIFSEESSKVSKLPGIDPSHVKIASEYMSSQVKAEWPSDFLTSDLLVHLEGVGTVGGATKKSNL